From the genome of bacterium:
CCTTTGGGTTATGAGCCCAACGAGCTACCACTGCTCCACCCCGCGACGATAATTGTTAATTGTTAGTAACTATTCAGCCACTGATTAACACGGATTAGCATAGATAAATAGAATGAGTTTAAAATATTAAAAAATAACAGAGGACATTATCCCAGGAGCATTTGAAGTTTACAATTTGGAAGAGAAAGAGTTGAATTTAAACGCTTCATATATAAAGAAATCAGTGTTTCATCCGTGTAAATCCGTGGCTAAATAGTTACAATTGTTATTGGTGCCGAGGGCCGGACTCGAACCGGCACGAGGCATAGCCCCAACGGATTTTAAGTCCGTGGCGTCTACCAATTCCGCCACCCCGGCTTAGGCACCCTCTAAGTAATTACTGACCTCTGAGAAGATACGGAAATTATGCCCCTCCTTAATTAGAGCCTATCCCAAAACCTCGGCGCGATGAAAGCCGATAAAAGAGACAGCTACAACTGCCGATAGATAGAGGCCGCCCCTCGTCGCTCCCTAACGTTCGCGGCTCGGATCGGTTTTGGGATAGGCTTTTAGTCAATAGGCTTTGTTACTTCTCTAATTTATTCTACTATAAAATATTGACCCTGTCAAGAAAAAATATCACCTCGATGTAGGGCAATCGCCGCCAATTTATCGACCTGCAGGGTTAGAAGTTTTCGTCCAAGACCGCTAAAATGCTGATGAGAATAGCACCCCAATTTATCGGGGTGAATCGGTAAAGAATAACGACTCAGGGTAACCGCTTGAAATCTTAAGGCGATTGCCCGGTGAGGCGTCAGCTTTCTGCTTGACTTAACCATTGATATATACTATAATGTAATTCTGGGGGAGAGGTAAATAGCCTGTTTTCATTCAAGATAGACAGAAACGCACTATTTACCTGACCAGGGAGCGATGGGCACATGCCCTTGATCAATTGAGAAAGATACGAGATAGTTTCTAAATATGGAAGCCAAACAAAAGGTCATTCTTTACGAGAAGACACGCTATTCAAAGCCAGATCAATGGCTTGTAAACAGCAGAGAGAAGCAGATAGTGAGGAAAATCCTGAAGAAGATAAACCTTCGGGCAGATAGCCTCCTGGATATCCCTTGTGGATATGGAAGGTTCACCTCCCTTTTCCTTAAAGAAGGACTTTCCGTCACCTGTTCTGACCTCTCGAAGGCTATGGTAGATAGATGTAAAGAGAATGTGACCACGGATCGCCCCCAAGAGAACCGGGGACAGATCAGTAGATTTGCCGTCAGCGACATCCGAAAACTCCCCTTTAAGGAGAACTCTTTCGACTGTACCTTTACCTTCAGGTTGGTTCAACATATCCCCTCGCCAGAAGAGAGAAAAAAACTGCTCCAGGAATTATCAAGAGTGACCAGGCGATGGGCGATAATTTCCTTCTACCGTCCCAGTCTGTTTCACATTTTGGCCCGAAAGATCAGAGGGTTGAAACACGGCATCAATATGCTCCTTCAGAAGGAATTCGTTAGAGAGGCAGAAAGTTGTAATCTGAAAGTGAAGGCAGTCTATCCTATCTTTCCTGGTTTACATGCCCAGGTTATATGCCTTTTAGAAAAATCTGAAAATCCGCTTCCTGAGCTTTTTTAGTCTCCTTTCTATCTGGATGAGGGTTATCCTCAACGACAGTATCCATGGCCGGCTTTCCTCTCTAAAGTAAAATCTGAAGAAAAGCTCCCTGTCCGGGTTGTCCGGGAAATCCATCCGCGCCAGGTCTTCAATCCTCAGGAGGAAGGAGAGCTTTCTCTTCTTCACTCTGGAGCGGTTCAAGTCCACCAGGTAAAGCTGTCCGTCCTTCATCAGGAAATTGCCCAGGGTGAGATCCTGGTGAAAGAGGCCAGAATCGTGCATTCTCTTTACATAACCGGCTAAAAATTGGAGGGTTTTTTTGGCCCCTTCTTCTCCCTCAGGCCGCCGTCTGAGGTAACTCCTCAAAGTCGGGACTTCCCCTAAGGACTCCGTAATATAGCAGGCTCTCTTCACAAAACCCCATTCTCTCTGCTCGAAGGCCCCTAAGGGCTTTGGAGTTGGAAGATTGTGGTCCAGGAGATGGTTGGCCACCCTTAAGGAAGAGATAGCCTTAGACTTAACCAGGGGACTTTTGAGGAAATGGAAGAGATTACGCCATCCGAAGCTTTTTACCACCACCTTAATCTCTTTCCCCTCTCCCGCCGCCTCTGGATAAACCGGGGTAAGCGGCACTTCAGCCACGACATTAGGGAAGTGGTTAAAGATCGTTAGGGCCTTATCCTTAAGGGAATCTATATCCTGGAGGAGGTTTAAGACCTCAGGATGGGATGGATCATAAAACCCTTTCCACCTTCCAGACTGAATAAAGTAATAAGAGCCAACCTGCGGCGCCATATATCCTTCACCTCCGCCGGCCTGCGAGGGCTGAGGAAATGTTTCCGCCAGTAACTTAGTATATACTTCTTCCGTCTTACTAATCATTGCCTCTTTACTAAATTCTTTCACCATCTCTTTACCCTTAATGCTCATTTGGTTAGCTAAGACTTTATCTTTAAGTAATCTTATGATCGCTTCGGCTAAACTTTTAGGGTCTTGTGGCGGAACAAGCAAGCCATTTACACCATCTTTAATAATTTCAGGAACACCACCAGTTCTGGTGGCCACTATGGGCACGCCGGCGGCTTGAGCATCCAAGAGTGAGGTGCAAAGTCCTTCTAAGTAGGAAGATAACACAAATAGGTCTAAGATAGTTAAAATCTGGATCACGTCTTCTCTGAACCCCAAGAATCTAACTTTATCATCTATACCCTGCTCTTGGC
Proteins encoded in this window:
- a CDS encoding class I SAM-dependent methyltransferase, which translates into the protein MEAKQKVILYEKTRYSKPDQWLVNSREKQIVRKILKKINLRADSLLDIPCGYGRFTSLFLKEGLSVTCSDLSKAMVDRCKENVTTDRPQENRGQISRFAVSDIRKLPFKENSFDCTFTFRLVQHIPSPEERKKLLQELSRVTRRWAIISFYRPSLFHILARKIRGLKHGINMLLQKEFVREAESCNLKVKAVYPIFPGLHAQVICLLEKSENPLPELF
- a CDS encoding glycosyltransferase, giving the protein MKILHLDSEKTWRGGQAQVFYLASGLKERGHHVAVTCPKEAPLFKKCQRSGLTTYPVKMRGEWDMASAWQIARLIHKEKPQIIHIHSAHAHTLAQIALAFTFNSRPKVVLSRRVDFHIKKNPISYFKYRWGIDRIMAISSGIKQVLIQDGLAEEKIEVVHSGIDLSRFEVKGKAEYLYPELGLDPTQPIAGIIAALAPHKDHANFLKAASIVSSRLPRVKYLVVGEGELRKDLEVLCQEQGIDDKVRFLGFREDVIQILTILDLFVLSSYLEGLCTSLLDAQAAGVPIVATRTGGVPEIIKDGVNGLLVPPQDPKSLAEAIIRLLKDKVLANQMSIKGKEMVKEFSKEAMISKTEEVYTKLLAETFPQPSQAGGGEGYMAPQVGSYYFIQSGRWKGFYDPSHPEVLNLLQDIDSLKDKALTIFNHFPNVVAEVPLTPVYPEAAGEGKEIKVVVKSFGWRNLFHFLKSPLVKSKAISSLRVANHLLDHNLPTPKPLGAFEQREWGFVKRACYITESLGEVPTLRSYLRRRPEGEEGAKKTLQFLAGYVKRMHDSGLFHQDLTLGNFLMKDGQLYLVDLNRSRVKKRKLSFLLRIEDLARMDFPDNPDRELFFRFYFREESRPWILSLRITLIQIERRLKKLRKRIFRFF